The following coding sequences are from one Panicum hallii strain FIL2 chromosome 5, PHallii_v3.1, whole genome shotgun sequence window:
- the LOC112894391 gene encoding uncharacterized protein LOC112894391, which produces MDLAVEPDKRIQPSGGGSGMEPPGFGKRLMSVLRAVFHMLRRGLCRKRLMMDLQLLLGRGKLAGKALRNLVAAAHHPHGAHHHHHLVAARAGAGTGNGAAGAASSASAADLPFAPNPRDVEFSCETTPSYSYAGPVRALFPFRIRGRGGGAARGCDGLDFAQVARALEMMSAAEAAGAGAGAGGAAGGETPPPATAAGATPSPMLALSLGRSPAGARQLRVTDSPFPLEPEGVDERANSNFDAFINKFYENLRLQAANATPDNCVRRRG; this is translated from the coding sequence ATGGATCTCGCCGTCGAGCCCGACAAGCGGATCCAGCcgtccggcggcggcagcggcatgGAGCCCCCCGGGTTCGGGAAGCGCCTCATGAGCGTGCTCCGCGCCGTCTTCCACATGCTGCGCCGAGGCCTCTGCCGCAAGCGCCTCATGATGGACCTCCAGCTTCTGCTCGGCCGGGGCAAGCTCGCCGGCAAGGCGCTGCGCAACCTCGTCGCCGCTGCGCACCACCCGCACGGcgctcaccaccaccaccacctggTGGCCGCTCGCGCCGGCGCAGGAACTGGAAACGGCGCCGCGGGGGCGGCGTCCTCGGCCTCCGCCGCGGACCTGCCGTTCGCGCCCAACCCCAGGGACGTGGAGTTCAGCTGCGAGACCACGCCGTCGTACTCGTACGCGGGGCCGGTGCGCGCCCTGTTCCCGTTCAGGAtccgcgggcgcggcggcggcgccgcccgggGCTGCGACGGGCTCGACTTCGCCCAGGTGGCGCGCGCGCTCGAGATGATGAGCGCCGCGGAGGCcgccggggccggggccggggccgggggcgcggcgggcggggagACGCCGCCCCCGGCTACCGCGGCCGGGGCCACGCCGTCGCCCATGCTGGCGCTCAGCCTCGGTCGCAGCCCCGCCGGGGCCCGCCAGCTGCGCGTCACCGACTCGCCGTTCCCCCTCGAGCCGGAGGGCGTCGACGAGCGCGCCAACTCCAACTTCGACGCCTTCATCAACAAGTTCTACGAGAACCTCCGCCTGCAGGCGGCCAACGCCACCCCCGACAACTGCGTGCGCCGCCGTGGCTAG